A genomic region of Desulfotignum phosphitoxidans DSM 13687 contains the following coding sequences:
- a CDS encoding SDR family oxidoreductase, which translates to MQIKNALVTGVSKGLGKELCLILNSLGYKVHGISRTDQALLDKALVASLSTYHQIDLGDKTGVEQFINQNSTIFDLLIINAAERTFKNFSDFQGNEIESLINNSFTHQLILLNHVLKTMIQKNRGHIIIISSKSGIKGYSTGSLYCAIKAAWISIHESISRELKHTGIKLVTVIPDSFADTSGNKSSFFNKNVQNIQKIIVNLETDQKSRIVFSLTLKTRFKLFLEYCRKAVFV; encoded by the coding sequence ATGCAGATAAAAAATGCTCTGGTGACAGGTGTTTCAAAGGGGTTGGGCAAAGAATTGTGTCTGATTCTCAACAGCCTTGGATATAAAGTGCATGGTATATCAAGGACAGATCAGGCATTGCTGGATAAAGCCCTCGTGGCTTCGCTGAGCACCTATCATCAGATTGATCTGGGCGACAAAACAGGTGTTGAACAATTTATAAATCAAAACAGCACTATTTTTGATTTGCTGATCATCAATGCCGCAGAACGAACATTTAAAAATTTTTCCGATTTTCAGGGGAATGAAATCGAATCCCTGATCAATAATTCATTTACCCATCAGTTGATCCTGCTCAATCATGTGTTAAAAACCATGATTCAAAAAAACAGAGGCCATATCATTATTATTTCATCCAAATCCGGCATTAAAGGCTACAGCACCGGGTCCCTGTATTGTGCCATCAAGGCGGCATGGATTTCAATTCATGAGTCGATTTCAAGGGAATTGAAACATACCGGTATAAAACTGGTAACTGTCATCCCTGATTCTTTTGCAGACACAAGTGGAAATAAGTCATCTTTTTTTAATAAAAATGTCCAGAATATTCAAAAAATAATAGTGAATCTCGAAACGGACCAAAAAAGCCGGATCGTATTCAGTTTAACGCTGAAAACCCGGTTCAAGCTGTTTTTAGAGTATTGTCGAAAGGCGGTTTTTGTATGA
- a CDS encoding asparagine synthetase B family protein, translated as MNRRQFQDSFFRQGDHFLWIFGYVYSNKKYEAKTGNPVGLLNAENLFNLKNQYPEQWQYFVKGSYVIVLFDESEKQVRTYTDFLNVLPLYYAFDGSRLIISSNTAMMLKRSWIDRTPDKLALTMQHLFDYMLGEHYFIKGIRRMENARCYHFGPDGMDRRVLWDVENLKHDKLLPRKKSLELLGEQLKENVNVYARFADPLLVSLTGGFDGRTNVAMLERSPDTFKCYSYGMPGSKQIRVPQKVAERLNLTYEPIYLDDMFIEQYDELSAQASYFSNGTAPVGFADKPFAYSRLNQYSDTIITGLFGSEVLRPLHNNKIQVNDQSFAIFLEPDLKDGIKKAVNNLEGFTFSDFNLHDYEEELYFYLKENFFDKYENYDPVTRFFFFIIQEGLRKYFSQEISIERVYLTTKFPYFDMDVVELIYQTTWAGMYNGFLGESKFKRRKGQLLYAHIMKKYCPEIMNIEMDRGYTPGALLYPFPLNYLVIAWGVVKAKKYMKNAGGNDTFKTEIWAKNILGQIANFPDNFAGINLNGKMLNESLKMEQAGRYLTYRHMSAIKQFFHMVEE; from the coding sequence ATGAACCGAAGGCAGTTCCAGGATTCTTTTTTCCGGCAGGGAGATCACTTTCTCTGGATATTTGGGTATGTTTATTCAAACAAAAAATATGAAGCAAAAACAGGAAATCCGGTTGGGCTTCTGAATGCAGAAAATCTGTTTAACCTGAAAAATCAATACCCGGAGCAATGGCAGTATTTTGTCAAAGGCTCTTATGTGATTGTGCTTTTTGACGAAAGCGAAAAACAGGTCCGCACTTATACCGATTTCTTGAATGTCTTGCCGCTGTACTATGCCTTTGACGGCAGCCGGCTGATCATCTCTTCCAATACCGCCATGATGCTCAAGCGGTCGTGGATCGACAGGACCCCGGACAAGCTGGCCCTGACCATGCAGCATTTATTCGATTACATGCTTGGAGAGCATTATTTTATCAAGGGCATCAGACGGATGGAAAATGCGCGTTGTTATCATTTCGGGCCGGACGGCATGGATCGAAGGGTTTTATGGGATGTTGAAAACCTCAAACATGACAAACTGCTTCCCAGGAAGAAATCTCTGGAATTGCTGGGGGAACAGCTTAAGGAAAATGTGAATGTATACGCGCGATTTGCAGATCCTTTGCTGGTTTCATTGACCGGCGGGTTTGACGGGCGGACCAATGTTGCCATGCTGGAGCGAAGTCCGGATACATTTAAGTGTTATTCATATGGAATGCCGGGCAGCAAACAGATCAGAGTCCCCCAAAAAGTGGCAGAGCGTTTAAATCTGACCTATGAGCCGATTTATCTGGATGACATGTTTATAGAGCAATATGACGAATTAAGCGCGCAAGCCTCGTATTTCAGCAACGGGACAGCCCCGGTCGGTTTTGCTGACAAACCGTTTGCCTATTCCAGGCTGAATCAATACTCAGACACGATTATCACCGGTCTGTTCGGCAGTGAAGTACTCAGGCCCCTTCACAACAATAAAATTCAGGTGAATGACCAATCCTTTGCCATTTTTCTGGAACCGGATTTAAAGGATGGCATTAAAAAAGCCGTCAATAATCTGGAAGGGTTTACATTTTCAGATTTCAATCTGCACGATTATGAAGAAGAATTATACTTTTACTTAAAAGAGAATTTTTTTGATAAATATGAAAATTATGATCCTGTAACCCGTTTTTTCTTTTTCATTATCCAGGAAGGTCTTCGTAAGTATTTCAGCCAGGAGATCAGTATTGAAAGGGTGTATCTGACCACTAAATTTCCCTATTTTGATATGGATGTGGTGGAATTGATCTATCAGACCACTTGGGCCGGCATGTATAATGGTTTTCTGGGTGAAAGTAAATTCAAACGCCGCAAAGGGCAATTACTCTATGCACATATCATGAAAAAATATTGTCCGGAGATAATGAATATTGAAATGGATCGCGGTTACACACCGGGCGCGCTCTTATATCCCTTTCCTTTGAACTATCTTGTGATTGCATGGGGTGTTGTAAAAGCCAAGAAATATATGAAAAATGCCGGCGGCAACGACACCTTTAAAACCGAGATCTGGGCTAAGAACATTCTGGGTCAGATCGCCAATTTTCCGGACAACTTTGCCGGCATCAACCTCAATGGCAAGATGCTGAATGAATCGTTAAAAATGGAACAAGCCGGAAGATATTTGACATACCGGCATATGTCTGCAATAAAACAGTTTTTTCATATGGTTGAAGAATGA
- a CDS encoding glycosyltransferase, with protein sequence MKRRVLHFVRKKSQLKASFIQNQIVNHIDFESIVIFRQGIPKGAYDGGFAEEIASDIKMIDLGDDENFFEKKLFRFGKQLSFRQCEKLRRMVREIQPDIMHFHYGTDAGIYLKALKGFDIPKVVSFYGYDCFSFPRKYFGAGRLYLKKKSI encoded by the coding sequence ATGAAACGAAGAGTGCTCCATTTTGTTAGAAAAAAATCTCAATTAAAGGCATCTTTTATCCAGAATCAGATTGTGAATCATATCGACTTCGAATCAATTGTGATTTTTCGTCAGGGCATACCCAAAGGGGCCTATGACGGCGGATTTGCAGAAGAAATAGCCTCTGATATCAAAATGATTGATTTAGGGGATGATGAAAACTTTTTTGAAAAAAAACTTTTCCGCTTTGGTAAGCAGCTTAGTTTTCGGCAGTGTGAAAAATTAAGAAGGATGGTTCGGGAAATCCAGCCGGATATCATGCATTTTCATTATGGCACGGATGCCGGCATTTATTTAAAAGCACTCAAGGGCTTTGATATTCCCAAGGTTGTTTCTTTTTATGGGTATGATTGTTTTTCTTTTCCAAGAAAGTATTTTGGTGCCGGAAGACTGTATTTGAAAAAAAAAAGTATTTGA
- a CDS encoding glycosyltransferase family 4 protein — MKQDLLNLGCLPAKIAVHYHGVPGNLIHIQKTDTTQKLCTILMLSYLDPVKGHLFALKALKAIAKQGVSEFKLRIVGAGHYEKQIKQFVSAHQLNPYVDFVGPVKYLSPAYFQEFSNADIFLHPSVKTKDDKEGIPGSLVEAMFAGLPVISTIHGGIPFVIQDKKTGLLVEEWDVENLACAIKALMDNRWLRNQIGNQARKYAESNLDLKIRELALEKIYNELIGN, encoded by the coding sequence ATGAAACAGGATTTATTGAATCTTGGTTGCCTCCCAGCTAAAATTGCGGTTCATTACCATGGGGTGCCTGGGAATTTAATACATATTCAAAAAACAGACACCACCCAAAAACTTTGCACCATTTTGATGCTTTCTTATTTAGATCCGGTTAAAGGGCATCTCTTTGCTCTGAAAGCACTGAAAGCAATAGCCAAACAAGGGGTTTCTGAATTCAAATTGAGGATCGTTGGCGCCGGTCATTATGAAAAACAGATCAAACAATTTGTTTCTGCGCATCAATTAAATCCTTATGTTGATTTTGTTGGACCAGTCAAATACTTGTCGCCAGCGTATTTTCAAGAGTTCAGCAACGCAGATATATTTTTGCATCCATCGGTAAAGACCAAAGATGATAAAGAAGGTATACCAGGGTCGCTTGTGGAGGCCATGTTCGCCGGTTTGCCGGTAATCTCGACAATTCATGGCGGGATACCCTTTGTTATTCAAGACAAAAAGACCGGTTTGCTGGTTGAGGAGTGGGATGTTGAAAATCTTGCTTGTGCAATAAAAGCTTTGATGGACAATCGTTGGCTAAGAAATCAAATAGGGAATCAGGCACGTAAATACGCTGAATCCAATCTTGATTTGAAAATCAGGGAATTGGCCCTTGAAAAAATATATAATGAGCTTATTGGCAATTAA
- a CDS encoding class I SAM-dependent methyltransferase, producing MKNEYMQNDHPFLKDDFIKKYIKQDIDGQLYSVEASLESLIPWIDYVTDIQNNKILVFGTGGGGTAVACALKVGNGKVYGIDINSWAVDTTKERSRLYGTSDKLILKCVDDSYPLPFPDEYFDIVIMADVIEHIIEDRVKYVQECFTKLKKDGYFIITGTPNLFYPKDRHTTGLYFIPWLPSKIAYHYSVFRKKWQKGKNLDYAGRKGTTYFHIMKWLKPFSYVVLNVEMKNFTSQYLINHHRINSFKRKLFFKPYLALEFLLQRFLKLPITAFMPYLNHLFIQKK from the coding sequence TTGAAAAATGAGTATATGCAAAACGATCACCCCTTCTTAAAAGATGATTTTATTAAAAAATATATCAAACAGGATATTGATGGTCAGTTGTATTCAGTTGAAGCGTCTTTAGAGTCATTAATTCCCTGGATCGACTATGTTACTGATATTCAAAATAATAAAATACTTGTTTTTGGTACAGGGGGTGGAGGGACAGCAGTCGCATGTGCGCTAAAGGTTGGAAATGGAAAAGTTTATGGCATAGATATTAACTCATGGGCAGTTGATACAACGAAAGAAAGATCCCGGCTTTACGGTACTTCAGACAAATTGATTTTAAAGTGTGTGGATGATTCATATCCCCTCCCTTTTCCTGATGAATACTTTGATATTGTTATTATGGCTGATGTTATTGAGCATATTATTGAAGACAGAGTGAAATATGTTCAAGAGTGTTTTACGAAATTGAAGAAGGATGGCTATTTTATTATTACGGGGACTCCTAATCTCTTTTATCCCAAAGATCGACATACCACAGGACTATATTTTATTCCCTGGTTACCAAGTAAAATTGCATATCATTATTCTGTGTTCAGAAAAAAATGGCAAAAAGGTAAAAATCTGGATTATGCCGGAAGGAAAGGAACAACATACTTTCATATAATGAAATGGTTGAAACCTTTTTCATATGTTGTACTGAATGTAGAGATGAAAAATTTCACATCGCAATATTTAATAAATCATCATCGAATAAACTCTTTTAAAAGAAAACTGTTTTTCAAACCTTATTTGGCTTTGGAGTTCTTGCTGCAACGCTTTTTAAAGTTGCCGATAACAGCTTTTATGCCATATCTTAATCACTTGTTTATTCAGAAAAAATAA
- the asnB gene encoding asparagine synthase (glutamine-hydrolyzing), whose translation MCGICGIISFDHQAVKEVSIRNMMAIQKHRGPDDEGLFLEDNVGLGFVRLSIIDLSEAGHQPMFSRDERYVVVFNGEIFNYIELRDELKRLGHRFDTNTDTEVLLGAYQQWGETCLNRFNGMWAFVIYDRWEKKIFASRDRYGIKPFYYYKNDRFFAFASEIPPLLSLLPGKPTPDNQSIFDYLVFNRTDQTQCTFFNEIKKLQHGHAVKLDLDTENGFSNSAIEKWYDLKARVAESRGFAGPEEFRELFSSAVGLRLRSDVPVGVCLSGGLDSSSIVSVLLDDFQKKDLHTFSAVYRKGQYGDETEFIHEYRPLLENMYFTTPDAQSLEKDLDTFVQAHAEPIPATGPYAQFKVMKLAKDHVVVTLDGQGADEELAGYHYFFGNFFKDLLVTGRWGALSRELFFYLSRHRSLYGLKTFIYFLLPKKIRASLRTSEKGYITPDFVHAHQDKNTIAGDLYEAASLNEALLNHFEYKLEHLLKWEDRNSMWFSLEARVPFLDYRLVERILATQNNWIIRNGDTKYILREAMKNILPARIQARRDKTGFDTPQDEWFRTRQWQEIINDILLSNRFRQRNIIDADMAVKKYEQHLEGKMNISKEIWKWVHLELWFRRFID comes from the coding sequence ATGTGCGGAATCTGTGGAATAATTTCCTTTGATCATCAAGCTGTCAAAGAGGTATCGATCCGCAACATGATGGCCATCCAAAAGCATCGCGGGCCGGATGATGAGGGGCTTTTTCTTGAGGATAATGTGGGATTGGGATTTGTCAGATTAAGCATTATCGATCTGAGCGAAGCCGGGCATCAACCCATGTTTTCAAGGGATGAACGGTATGTGGTTGTGTTCAACGGCGAGATTTTCAACTATATTGAATTGCGGGATGAACTCAAACGCCTGGGGCATCGATTTGACACCAATACCGACACAGAGGTGCTGCTGGGAGCGTATCAGCAATGGGGTGAAACCTGTTTGAATCGTTTCAACGGCATGTGGGCATTTGTGATCTATGACCGTTGGGAAAAGAAAATATTTGCCTCCCGGGACAGATACGGCATCAAGCCGTTTTATTATTACAAGAATGACCGGTTTTTTGCCTTTGCCTCTGAAATACCGCCGCTTTTGAGCCTGCTGCCGGGAAAACCCACGCCGGACAATCAGAGCATATTTGACTATCTGGTATTCAACCGGACAGATCAGACGCAATGCACTTTTTTCAATGAGATAAAAAAATTGCAGCATGGCCATGCGGTTAAATTGGATCTCGATACAGAAAATGGTTTTTCAAATTCTGCAATTGAAAAATGGTATGATTTAAAAGCCCGGGTGGCTGAGTCCAGAGGATTTGCCGGGCCGGAGGAATTCCGGGAGTTGTTCAGTTCCGCTGTGGGGTTGCGGCTTCGAAGTGATGTGCCTGTGGGGGTATGTCTGAGCGGCGGTCTGGATTCTTCCAGCATTGTTTCCGTGCTGCTCGATGATTTTCAAAAAAAAGATCTGCATACGTTTTCAGCGGTTTACAGGAAAGGCCAGTATGGGGATGAAACAGAGTTTATTCATGAATACAGGCCATTGCTTGAAAACATGTATTTCACCACGCCTGATGCACAAAGCCTTGAAAAAGATCTTGACACCTTTGTTCAGGCCCATGCAGAACCGATTCCGGCGACCGGTCCCTATGCCCAGTTCAAGGTGATGAAGCTGGCCAAAGACCATGTGGTGGTGACGCTGGACGGCCAGGGGGCTGATGAGGAACTGGCAGGATACCATTATTTTTTTGGAAATTTTTTCAAGGACCTGCTGGTCACAGGCAGATGGGGGGCACTTTCAAGGGAACTTTTTTTTTACCTGAGCAGGCACCGCAGTCTGTATGGGTTGAAAACATTTATTTATTTTCTTTTGCCCAAAAAAATTCGGGCATCTTTGCGGACCAGTGAGAAAGGGTATATCACCCCGGATTTTGTCCATGCCCATCAGGATAAAAACACGATTGCAGGGGACCTTTACGAGGCAGCGAGCCTGAATGAGGCATTGCTGAACCATTTTGAATACAAGCTTGAACATTTGCTGAAATGGGAGGACCGCAATTCCATGTGGTTTTCCCTGGAAGCCAGGGTGCCGTTTCTGGATTACCGGCTGGTGGAACGGATTCTGGCGACACAAAACAACTGGATTATCAGAAATGGAGACACCAAGTATATCCTGCGTGAGGCCATGAAAAACATACTTCCGGCCAGGATCCAGGCCCGGAGAGATAAAACCGGATTTGACACACCCCAGGATGAATGGTTCAGAACCAGGCAGTGGCAGGAAATTATAAATGATATCCTTTTAAGCAATCGTTTCAGGCAGAGAAATATCATCGACGCTGATATGGCGGTAAAAAAATACGAACAGCACCTTGAAGGAAAAATGAACATTTCCAAGGAAATCTGGAAGTGGGTGCATCTGGAGTTGTGGTTCAGGAGGTTTATTGATTAA
- a CDS encoding lipid II:glycine glycyltransferase FemX → MINTLTDLSKIDLNQLETFVHHHPHGNFFQSIKAFRFFQAINVYEPILIVAVEGEEIVGSLLSVVMKEGGGLKGYFSRRCIVWGGPLVKNERSEVYSELLDKFHEVGGKKAIYSQFRNFFDLADVRMQFDNLGWQFEEHLNIMIDLSKTEEILWKEVHSKRRNEIRRAEKEGTSVRVLENKDEFETTYDILTEVYDRAKLPLPGMQFFRTAYEILGPDHFKIFLAVNEEKIIGTMYVLCFKNIMYDWYAGSYQEYYKKYPNDLIPWKAFLWGKENGFKTFDFGGAGKPDVPYGVRDYKKKFGGEFVNYGRFEKIHKPILFQFGKLGLKVWQKLK, encoded by the coding sequence TTGATTAACACGCTGACAGACTTATCGAAAATAGATCTGAATCAACTGGAGACGTTTGTCCACCATCATCCCCATGGCAATTTTTTTCAATCCATCAAAGCATTTCGTTTTTTCCAGGCGATAAACGTTTATGAGCCCATCTTGATTGTGGCTGTGGAAGGCGAAGAGATTGTCGGCAGCCTGTTGTCTGTAGTGATGAAAGAAGGTGGGGGATTAAAAGGCTATTTTTCCAGGCGGTGCATTGTCTGGGGCGGGCCGTTGGTTAAAAATGAGCGTTCGGAAGTTTATTCAGAGTTATTGGATAAGTTTCATGAAGTGGGTGGAAAAAAAGCCATTTATTCCCAGTTCCGCAATTTTTTTGATTTGGCTGATGTCAGGATGCAGTTTGACAACCTGGGCTGGCAGTTTGAAGAACATCTGAACATCATGATCGATCTGTCCAAGACCGAAGAAATCCTCTGGAAAGAAGTGCATTCCAAGAGAAGAAATGAAATCAGGCGGGCGGAAAAAGAAGGCACAAGTGTCAGAGTGCTAGAAAACAAGGATGAGTTTGAAACGACGTATGACATTTTAACAGAGGTCTATGACAGGGCCAAACTGCCGCTGCCAGGAATGCAGTTTTTCAGAACGGCGTATGAGATCCTTGGCCCGGATCATTTTAAAATTTTTCTTGCGGTCAATGAGGAAAAAATTATCGGGACCATGTATGTGCTCTGCTTCAAAAATATTATGTATGACTGGTATGCCGGAAGTTATCAGGAATATTATAAAAAATATCCCAATGATCTGATTCCCTGGAAGGCGTTTTTATGGGGAAAGGAAAATGGGTTCAAGACATTTGATTTTGGCGGGGCCGGAAAGCCTGATGTGCCATATGGTGTCAGAGATTATAAAAAGAAATTTGGCGGGGAGTTCGTCAATTATGGCCGGTTCGAAAAGATTCATAAACCGATTCTTTTCCAGTTTGGAAAACTGGGATTGAAAGTCTGGCAAAAGCTGAAATGA